Proteins encoded within one genomic window of Oryza glaberrima chromosome 12, OglaRS2, whole genome shotgun sequence:
- the LOC127757974 gene encoding uncharacterized protein LOC127757974 yields MWQPSAGIGLTTPMSRMKEVLLQPPPMESTQTDTSTQEQPIISPMNWTNLMSGRSTKEETRFTPQAVQTKMQSKEMMLLLPRQQHMCMFLLLLLRQRKCSLPVYLIFTASPSVCYGRQHNNRGRRTSIRGRTS; encoded by the exons ATGTGGCAGCCGAGTGCTGGCATAGGTTTGACGACGCCTATGTCCCGGATGAAAGAAGTGCTGCTGCAGCCTCCGCCTATGGAATCGACACAAACTGATACATCGACACAGGAGCAACCGATCATATCACCAATGAACTGGACAAACTTGATGTCCGGGAGAAGTACAAAGGAGGAGACAAGATTCACACCGCAAGCGGTGCAG ACCAAAATGCAGTCCAAGGAaatgatgctgctgctgccccgtCAACAACACATGTGCAtgttcctgctgctgctgctccgtcAACGCAAGTGCAGCCTCCCCGTCTATCTCATATTTACAG CCTCCCCAAGCGTCTGCTACGGCCGACAGCACAACAATCGAGGCAGGCGCACATCCATCCGAGGCCGCACCAGCTGA